From Plasmodium brasilianum strain Bolivian I chromosome Unknown PB_00_03, whole genome shotgun sequence, a single genomic window includes:
- a CDS encoding fam-m protein → MERKIKSTMFIKISVLIILNLIYHFNMDERVLNRSMDERYELDRRLDATNYRILAKCIQNNDSYTLGLKKNMPKNTEYEKKDISKNEKLDEKKNKQLNRSLLNKAQYYTEVTDYNKGMFDGKHFHFEKKWVKKKDYDHYLERNRRICDISLKKIKFRKYGIGISMFLIFLLLGIGIPVLPRLESLKNAWDSIKENSVWNPFKTFIDPLIKGNEYYIFIALFSVLMIMLSIMIIISTYKILRNNEKYNKIKLINE, encoded by the exons ATGGAACGTAAAATTAAGTCAACCATgttcattaaaatttctgTATTAATCATCTTAAATTtgatatatcattttaacATGGATGAG AGAGTACTTAATAGATCTATGGATGAAAGATACGAACTTGATAGAAGATTAGATGCAACAAATTATAGAATACTAGCAAAATGTATACAGAACAACGATTCATATACTTTAGggttaaaaaagaatatgccaaaaaatacagaatacgaaaaaaaagatatatctaaaaatgagaaactggacgaaaaaaaaaacaaacaattaaatagaagtttattaaataaggcACAATATTATACAGAAGTTACAGATTATAATAAAGGAATGtttgatggaaaacatttccattttgaaaagaaatgggttaaaaaaaaagattatgatCATTATCTTGAAAGAAACAGGAGAATTTGtgatatatctttaaaaaaaataaaatttagaaaatatggAATTGGGATTTCTatgtttcttatttttctcttgCTGGGAATAGGAATACCCGTATTACCAAGACTGGAGTCTTTGAAAAATGCATGGGACAGTATTAAGGAAAATTCAGTATGGAATccttttaaaacatttatagATCCATTGATAAAGGGAAATgaatactatatttttatagcaTTATTTAGCGTGCTTATGATTATGTTATCTATTATGATTATAATAAGTACTTACAAGAtcttaagaaataatgaaaaatataataaaattaagttaataaatgagtaa
- a CDS encoding fam-l protein, whose product MKQYLKSILFIKISVFVLVTWISHLNDDNVMFNKPLDNIYKFYGKIYTRNYRLLANYKKNKDSIITGLKEEILNNGVHESKDLTYKEKEKTGQKKLSCKYLSRNGGVDVKAMGNKYCTFETKKYSNMEKKIFKELDYVNFLQNNRTISDKTYKKIIHKKYGLKLAIPVLLFLFFLIVSIVDFSLGFSTTNVTWDGSFLGLWPHLKELTNNEDGWLSTALKWLKGNTSGLWKHYVVGTQNNVCDLCKNAADNLDIKCILGQLLGYILYFVPFIILGVTFISWIIYYHKKVKKYQKIKLRKR is encoded by the exons aTGAAACAATATCTTAAGTCaatcttatttattaaaatttctgtGTTTGTTCTTGTAACTTGGATATCCCATCTTAACGATGATAAC GTGATGTTTAACAAACCTCTAGATaacatatacaaattttatggaaaaatatatacaagaaATTATCGATTACTagcaaattataaaaaaaataaagactCAATTATTACGGGGTTAAAGGAGGAGATATTAAATAATGGAGTTCATGAAAGTAAAGATCTAACTTATAAGGAAAAGGAGAAGACAGGACAAAAGAAATTatcatgtaaatatttatccaGGAATGGAGGTGTAGATGTAAAAGCTATGggaaataaatattgtacatttgaaacaaaaaaatattccaatatggaaaaaaaaatattcaaagaacttgattatgtaaattttctTCAAAACAACAGAACAATTAGCGACAAgacttacaaaaaaataatccataaaaaatatggttTAAAACTAGCTATACCTGTATTATTGTTCTTGTTTTTCTTGATAGTATCCATAGTAGATTTCTCACTAGGTTTTTCTACAACTAACGTTACATGGGATGGAAGTTTTTTAGGACTATGGCCTCATTTAAAAGAGTTGACTAATAATGAGGATGGATGGTTATCGACTGCATTAAAATGGTTGAAAGGAAATACATCAGGATTATGGAAGCACTATGTTGTTGGGACACAGAATAATGTATGTGATTTGTGTAAAAATGCAGCTGATAATCTGGATATAAAATGCATATTAGGACAATTACTTggatacatattatatttcgtACCATTCATTATATTAGGTGTCACATTTATATCATGGATTATttattaccataaaaaagttaaaaaatatcaaaaaattaaattaaggaaaagataa
- a CDS encoding fam-l protein, with amino-acid sequence MEQKIKSLSFIKFVTFVLLSWIFHFHTYVSTHEKSLNECYNNRRKLYTRYYRLLAKYKQVKDSSIVCLKEDIPNKDNNKKDIYSNKKRNTETMKQSNGSPLYNVKGNKQSMKNKSCIFETKKYSHLEKKIFKELDYEDFLKNNRTTSNKLYKKIIFKKYRLRIVLPLLLFFLLIIPLILDLSGSFALVTEFYKALGDYLGKGWTNNLKEWLWKSPFWWLGRIVGKTQANKGTSFIVIPFFRSLIYFLPLFILGVTIVLRIVYYHKKVKKYERIKFKQR; translated from the exons ATGgagcaaaaaattaaatcactgtcatttattaaatttgttaCGTTTGTCCTTTTAAGTTGgatatttcattttcacaCTTATGtg aGTACGCACGAGAAATCTTTGAATGAATGCTACAATAATCgtagaaaattatatacaagaTATTATCGTTTATTGGCAAAATATAAGCAAGTTAAGGATTCAAGTATTGTATGtttaaaagaagatataccaaataaagataacaataaaaaagatatatatagtaataaaaaaaggaatacagAAACCATGAAACAATCAAATGGAAGTCCattatataatgttaaaGGTAATAAACAatctatgaaaaataaatcctgtatatttgaaacaaaaaaatattcccatttagaaaaaaaaatattcaaagaacttgattatgaagattttcttaaaaataacagGACAACTAGTAATAAactttacaaaaaaataatatttaaaaagtaccGATTACGAATCGTTTTACcgttattattgtttttcttACTAATAATACCCCTTATATTAGATTTGTCTGGGAGTTTTGCACTTGTAACTGAGTTCTACAAGGCATTGGGAGACTATCTTGGTAAAGGTTGgacaaataatttaaaagagtGGTTATGGAAATCCCCTTTCTGGTGGTTGGGTAGAATAGTAGGAAAAACTCAAGCAAATAAGGGAACGTCCTTCAttgttattcctttttttcgtagtctaatttattttctaccTCTCTTTATATTGGGTGTTACAATTGTATTACGAATTGTAtattaccataaaaaagttaaaaaatatgaaagaatTAAGTTCAAGCAAAGGTAA
- a CDS encoding fam-m protein → MNLHIIIKIWEFLILTWIYPFISDLNVPNYYLDKFCNNNKMLDTRSYRSLTKNKLEKESNIAGVKKRKSIYKEFEKKEIFNNEKESKARNKLSNGRLLNKAQYYTEIIDYNNGMFDGKHFHFQKKWIKKKYYDDFLEKKRRIRDITLKKIKFKNYGFVVAILFIFFLFGLGLPTLNILCSLNIIENGMYKDSLTHNIWEFIEGYINGIGLNKYNIYLVSLSILLVLLAIVVIIVLTRILRNNEKYNKTKLMID, encoded by the exons ATGAacttacatataattataaaaatctgGGAGTTTCTCATTTTAACTTGGATATACCCTTTTATCAGTGATCTG AATGTACCTAATTATTATTTGGATAAATTctgcaataataataaaatgttagATACAAGAAGTTATCGATCACTGACAAAAAATAAGCTGGAAAAAGAATCAAATATTGCAggagtaaaaaaaagaaaatcaaTATACAAAGAattcgaaaaaaaagaaatatttaataatgaaaaagaatcTAAAGCTAGAAACAAACTATCAAATGGACGTTTACTAAATAAGGCACAGTATTACACAGAAATtatagattataataatggaatgtttgatggaaaacatttccattttcaaaaaaaatggataaaaaaaaaatattatgatgaTTTTcttgagaaaaaaagaagaattcgtgatataactttaaaaaaaataaaatttaaaaattacggATTTGTAGTTgctatactttttatttttttcttattcgGATTAGGATTACCTAcactaaatatattatgttctttaaatattatagaaAATGGAATGTACAAAGACTCATTAACGCATAATATTTGGGAATTTATAGAAGGATACATCAATGGAATTggtttaaacaaatataatatatatttagtatcATTGTCTATACTTCTCGTTTTATTAGCTATTGTAGTTATAATAGTCTTAACTAggattttaagaaataatgaaaaatataataagacTAAATTGATGAttgattaa
- a CDS encoding STP1 protein yields the protein MDNCFSSEWRILGSHVWSYYMKPEFKDIGIYIQENTRLLNNEDNKEKFRNKCKEMAHYLIQNKKAPQFVEQSKWEETLIYRYQQHYKELNKKFGGCFMILDNNKKKLLELKYEAEDFCEQNKNYNEYLTKFKVAGNTYNCKGDAQCMKICNIYNEWITERQKHFKDEKSFIEQNCKTSKKNLTFPTKKCNLMRSQTFGGISKCLNIDKKTDVESVSKETSKGTQEKEGESITQVLSVPKMQASPQEEISPREDPLHSELLPSQRVIENPGDSEKYKETETKKLPESETFKHPLIPESQLMEIKETSVPLTPVTENSKAPFNPATESSSFEKPIIASHRRPSTKLPEISGMFKKKEEVKRKHMKFLRIIIPSFSNIKSMLSYDRLEQPIYNEDEIIKKIEIHEHNMRKDINMSKQKKDISKTIIEVHMEVLQEFMNIEWENKKVKFLEICLEDLTEEEYKAYQKLTNDELIIDNFKSTNDMKKKIILCNEWLERHRNIYEKLKRVEWFNNLKNEWKIEKDYIKEMEELNETNSNEYNKVPFPEREKETWRQWISKKSKVVKQYLEQEWTKGFSQELENISYKYENKGTKEDAPLINVGELENKDDYEELYKYIKNKSLAKLCILVLMMILEECEKENFIGNRESYFDGLINELKTDVNLGIKTEISENITGINGNVLENKENIVYMEENNYRRDMNEWVTEDTKYLNFIDSDNNLD from the exons ATGGATAATTGTTTTTCGTCG GAATGGAGAATTCTAGGTAGTCATGTTTGGAGTTACTATATGAAACCAGAGTTTAAGGATAttggaatatatatacaagagAATACTCGTTTATTAAACAATGAggataataaagaaaaatttagaaataaatGCAAAGAAATGGCTCATTATCTAATTCAGAATAAGAAAGCACCACAATTTGTAGAACAAAGTAAGTGGGAGGAAACACTAATATATAGATATCAACAGCACTATAAAgaactaaataaaaaatttggagGTTGTTTTATGATTttagataataataaaaaaaaacttttagaattaaaatatgaagcAGAAGATTTTTgcgaacaaaataaaaattataatgaatatCTAACAAAATTTAAAGTAGCAggtaatacatataattgtaAGGGTGATGCACAATGtatgaaaatatgtaatatatataatgaatggATTACAGAAAGGCAGAAACATTTTAAGGatgaaaaaagttttattgaACAGAATTGTAAAacgtcaaaaaaaaatttaacatttccaacaaaaaaatgcaaCCTAATGAGATCTCAAACATTTGGAGGAATTTCTAAGTGCTTAAACATTGATAAAAAAACAGATGTAGAAAGTGTATCTAAAGAAACAAGCAAAGGAACACAAGAAAAAGAAGGTGAAAGTATAACTCAGGTTTTATCTGTTCCAAAAATGCAAGCGTCACCTCAAGAAGAGATTTCTCCCAGAGAAGATCCTTTACATTCAGAATTACTTCCATCTCAAAGGGTGATAGAGAATCCAGGTGATTccgaaaaatataaagaaactGAAACCAAAAAACTTCCAGAGTCTGAAACATTTAAACATCCTTTAATTCCTGAATCTCAACTTatggaaataaaagaaacatCTGTACCATTAACTCCAGTTACTGAAAACTCCAAAGCTCCATTTAATCCTGCAACTGAATCATCTTCCTTCGAAAAACCAATTATTGCGTCTCATCGTCGTCCTTCTACTAAACTCCCTGAAATTTCAG GGATgtttaaaaagaaagaggaggtaaaaagaaaacatatgAAATTTCTGAGAATAATAATACCTTCATTTTCTAACATAAAGAGTATGCTAAGTTATGATCGTTTGGAACAACCAATATATAATGAGgatgaaattataaaaaaaatagaaatacaTGAACATAACATGagaaaagatataaatatgtcaaaacaaaaaaaagacatatcAAAAACTATAATTGAAGTACATATGGAAGTACTACAAGAATTCATGAATATAGAATGGGAAAacaaaaaggtaaaatttttagaaatatgcTTAGAAGATTTAACAGAAGAAGAATATAAGGCCTatcaaaaattaacaaatgaTGAATTAATAATAGATAACTTTAAAAGCACAAatgatatgaaaaaaaaaattattctatgCAATGAATGGCTAGAAAGacatagaaatatttatgagaaattaaaaagagtAGAATGgtttaataatttgaaaaatgaatggAAGATAGAAAaagattatataaaagaaatggaGGAATTGAATGAGACAAATTCAAACGAATATAACAAAGTTCCATTTccagaaagagaaaaagaaacatgGAGACAGTGGATATCAAAAAAGAGTAAGGTCGTAAAACAATATTTGGAACAAGAATGGACTAAAGGATTTTCACAGGAATTAGagaatatttcatataaatatgaaaataaaggaaCTAAGGAAGATGCACCATTAATAAATGTAGGAGAATTGGAGAACAAAGATGATtatgaagaattatataaatatataaaaaataaatcactGGCAAAACTGTGTATACTAGTACTTATGATGATATTAGAAGAGTGCGAAAAAGAGAATTTTATAGGAAATAGGGAATCATATTTTGATGgtttaataaatgaattgaAGACAGATGTAAATTTAGGGATAAAAACAGAAATTTCAGAAAACATAACTGGAATTAACGGAAATGTTTTggaaaataaggaaaatattgtttatatGGAGGAAAACAATTATAGAAGGGACATGAATGAATGGGTAACAGAAGATACTAAGTACTTGAATTTTATAGATAGTGATAATAATCTAGACTAA